The following coding sequences lie in one Candidatus Nitrospira allomarina genomic window:
- the bamA gene encoding outer membrane protein assembly factor BamA: MDLVLPGSLGLGHKMRRSGISLFPFVSLFLLVGLLVVGTLSFERPVLAQSSQSHIEVIEIEGNQHIEDLAILGKLSIKPGDVFTQESIREQIQLIYGMGFFEEVEVSTEVRANGVLVVFRVKEKPFTIEVVFDGNEELSDDKLNEKNTVKNQVFLDKEQVKISVENFRSLYHDKGFYHAQIIPITDMIENNQVRLTFYIEEGSQAHIRTIVFEGRNVIQKKELTSFMANREYSWPWSIFSDAGILHRDELPNDVERIKEVYLNKGYLDVQVGMPRMELDEKKEWFTLVFPIVEGEPYVVSQIEYTGNTLFSDAELREGLIIEPGEVFQRAKIRDEITRLTDLYGSRGYAFAEANPSVEPDPPTRSTRIGFSIEEGEMVRIQDIRITGNNKTRDNVIRRELRVDERDMIDSPAIKRSFERLNNLNFFETVEILPKQIAPGEVDLEVKVKEKPTGSFSIGGGFSTLDQFTLIADITEGNLFGRGYLARIRGQVGGRRTLGTITFRNPAIFDTLTSGQADLFSSRTNFLTYLEKKQGANLTFGRGFSEYLTGTFTLVAEKIKIDDVESDANDLIKDQEGTQSTTGFRASLFRDSRDYYLDPRRGTRIGVIASFGTDALGGTNNFYSASFDAMKFTPLPFWDFRHSIRGRIGYGDGFNGSDFPIPEFFYVGGINTVRGFKYGRAGPVTDSNDPEGGNKQIIINNDLIFPVLPDAKLNGVIFFDYGRGFSQGDKLDFDLRMAAGMEVRWISPFGPLRAAYGRPIDGPKDDRKWVFEFSVGSVF, from the coding sequence ATGGATCTAGTGTTGCCTGGGTCACTGGGTCTTGGGCACAAGATGAGGCGTTCCGGGATTTCTCTCTTTCCTTTTGTCAGCCTTTTTCTCCTTGTTGGCCTTCTTGTGGTAGGAACACTTTCGTTTGAGAGGCCGGTGTTGGCCCAATCTTCCCAGTCCCATATCGAGGTCATTGAAATTGAAGGAAACCAGCATATTGAAGACCTGGCAATTTTAGGAAAATTATCCATCAAACCAGGTGATGTATTTACCCAAGAGTCCATTCGGGAACAAATTCAGCTTATTTATGGGATGGGGTTTTTTGAGGAAGTCGAAGTCTCAACCGAAGTCAGGGCCAATGGAGTCCTGGTGGTCTTTCGTGTGAAGGAAAAGCCGTTTACGATCGAAGTGGTGTTTGATGGGAATGAAGAGTTGTCAGACGATAAACTGAACGAAAAAAATACCGTAAAAAATCAGGTGTTTTTGGATAAAGAACAGGTAAAGATTTCTGTAGAAAATTTTCGATCGTTGTATCACGACAAGGGCTTTTACCATGCTCAAATTATTCCTATCACGGATATGATCGAGAACAATCAAGTACGATTGACCTTTTATATCGAAGAGGGGAGTCAGGCCCATATTCGCACAATCGTATTTGAAGGCCGTAATGTCATCCAGAAGAAGGAATTGACGTCCTTTATGGCCAACCGGGAATATTCCTGGCCCTGGTCAATTTTTTCGGATGCCGGCATCCTTCATCGGGATGAGCTGCCGAATGATGTCGAACGGATTAAAGAAGTGTATCTCAATAAAGGCTATTTAGATGTCCAGGTGGGGATGCCTCGCATGGAGTTGGATGAGAAGAAAGAATGGTTTACTTTGGTCTTCCCGATTGTCGAAGGAGAGCCCTATGTGGTGAGTCAAATCGAGTATACCGGAAATACGCTCTTTTCTGATGCAGAATTGCGGGAAGGATTGATTATTGAGCCTGGTGAAGTGTTTCAGCGTGCAAAAATCCGTGATGAGATTACCCGGTTGACGGATTTATACGGCAGTCGTGGTTATGCGTTTGCCGAGGCCAATCCTTCGGTAGAGCCTGATCCCCCCACTCGGAGCACTCGAATTGGTTTTTCCATTGAAGAAGGAGAAATGGTCAGAATTCAAGATATCCGCATCACCGGGAATAATAAAACGCGGGACAATGTGATCCGGCGTGAATTGCGGGTGGATGAACGGGATATGATCGATTCCCCGGCAATAAAACGAAGTTTCGAACGTCTGAATAATTTAAATTTTTTTGAAACTGTGGAAATTCTTCCCAAACAAATTGCTCCAGGAGAAGTCGATTTAGAGGTTAAAGTCAAGGAAAAACCTACCGGCTCCTTCAGCATTGGCGGAGGGTTCAGTACCTTGGACCAATTCACATTGATTGCGGATATTACCGAGGGAAATTTATTCGGGCGTGGGTATTTAGCCAGGATTCGAGGGCAGGTAGGAGGACGGCGTACTCTGGGAACTATAACCTTTCGAAATCCGGCTATTTTTGATACCTTAACCTCCGGCCAGGCAGATTTGTTCAGCTCGCGAACCAATTTTCTGACGTACCTTGAAAAGAAGCAAGGGGCCAATCTGACGTTTGGTCGGGGTTTTTCTGAATACCTGACGGGTACCTTTACCCTGGTAGCTGAGAAGATCAAGATTGATGATGTGGAATCGGATGCCAACGATCTCATTAAAGACCAGGAAGGCACGCAGTCCACGACCGGGTTCCGTGCCTCTTTATTCAGGGATTCGCGTGATTATTATTTAGACCCCCGGCGTGGCACTCGAATCGGTGTCATCGCGAGTTTTGGAACGGATGCCCTTGGGGGGACAAATAATTTTTATAGTGCATCGTTTGATGCCATGAAATTTACCCCCTTGCCATTTTGGGATTTTCGTCATTCTATTCGGGGACGGATTGGATACGGAGACGGATTTAATGGTTCGGATTTCCCCATTCCGGAGTTTTTCTATGTGGGAGGCATCAACACCGTGCGGGGATTTAAATATGGTCGTGCCGGGCCGGTGACCGATAGTAACGATCCTGAGGGTGGCAATAAACAAATCATTATCAATAATGATTTGATCTTTCCGGTGTTGCCAGATGCCAAGTTGAACGGCGTCATTTTCTTCGATTATGGAAGAGGATTTTCACAAGGAGATAAATTGGATTTTGATCTTCGAATGGCTGCAGGTATGGAGGTGAGGTGGATTTCCCCATTTGGTCCTCTTCGGGCGGCGTATGGCCGACCGATCGATGGCCCAAAGGATGACAGAAAGTGGGTATTCGAGTTTTCCGTGGGATCGGTCTTTTAG
- a CDS encoding OmpH family outer membrane protein, whose protein sequence is MRKTGVGGIGGWMTLGSLVLSFAWGCTAIAPNNPSDLPVGVVDPQRILAETVKGKRLSDALNAFMKDRQTLVELEQKELRKLESELMAQSTVLSQEARDRKEEQFREKMAGYQQKVADLNREVQEKQRELQNEFRLQVQKVVTEVAGQRGLGLVLEYGVNSGTLFYQPGLDISTEVIQALDRESGEIRIP, encoded by the coding sequence ATGAGGAAGACAGGAGTTGGGGGTATCGGAGGGTGGATGACTTTGGGAAGTCTGGTCCTGAGTTTTGCCTGGGGTTGCACGGCTATAGCGCCCAACAATCCATCGGATCTCCCGGTCGGCGTTGTTGATCCTCAGCGGATATTGGCTGAAACGGTCAAGGGGAAACGGCTGTCGGATGCGCTGAATGCCTTCATGAAGGATCGGCAGACACTTGTGGAATTAGAGCAAAAGGAATTGCGTAAGTTGGAAAGTGAATTGATGGCCCAAAGTACGGTGTTAAGTCAGGAGGCCAGAGATCGGAAGGAAGAACAGTTCAGGGAAAAAATGGCCGGGTATCAGCAAAAGGTAGCCGATTTAAACAGAGAAGTCCAAGAAAAACAACGCGAATTGCAAAACGAATTTCGTCTCCAGGTGCAAAAGGTGGTAACGGAAGTTGCCGGTCAGCGTGGCCTGGGCTTGGTCTTAGAATATGGTGTGAATTCAGGCACGTTGTTTTATCAACCCGGCCTGGATATTTCTACTGAGGTTATTCAGGCGCTGGATCGGGAGAGCGGAGAGATTCGCATACCCTAG
- the fabZ gene encoding 3-hydroxyacyl-ACP dehydratase FabZ: protein MAESELDILQIQALLPHRYPFLLVDRILEFQDGTRIVGIKNVTANEQFFQGHFPGYPIMPGVLLLEVMAQVGGVLARKTAMGTGRPTVFLTGIEKAKFRRPVVPGDQLRVEVEVIRRKDPFWKMAGKILVESSLVCEAEMTAMVKVEESEA from the coding sequence ATGGCTGAGAGCGAGTTAGATATTCTCCAGATTCAGGCATTACTCCCACACAGGTATCCCTTCTTGTTAGTGGATCGGATCCTTGAATTCCAAGATGGGACGCGGATTGTGGGCATTAAAAACGTCACGGCCAACGAACAGTTTTTTCAAGGGCATTTCCCAGGGTACCCCATTATGCCTGGTGTGTTACTTCTAGAAGTGATGGCACAGGTTGGCGGGGTATTGGCCAGAAAAACGGCGATGGGGACGGGGCGCCCCACCGTTTTTCTCACCGGAATTGAAAAAGCCAAGTTTCGTCGACCGGTCGTTCCCGGCGATCAATTGCGGGTTGAGGTGGAGGTGATCCGGAGAAAAGATCCTTTTTGGAAGATGGCCGGGAAAATCTTGGTCGAGTCCTCCTTAGTCTGCGAAGCCGAAATGACCGCCATGGTCAAAGTCGAAGAAAGTGAGGCCTAG